One segment of Ureibacillus thermophilus DNA contains the following:
- a CDS encoding manganese efflux pump MntP family protein, whose amino-acid sequence MQEIISGLIVSLDVAALYLLIPNVTSRFFLSMWTAILHMIFPIIGFTVGNWMLHLLAQWSNIVSSCLLFFIGLQFIVSSKNPYFSIPIGLLAITSSLDTFSVSISFGMLNLQKYYFIASAGIWAFILSYTALYLAKSGISIKSTPLKWIAGISLITISVYTLWEQ is encoded by the coding sequence TTGCAAGAAATCATTTCTGGACTCATCGTGTCATTGGATGTGGCAGCACTTTATTTGTTGATTCCGAATGTAACAAGCCGCTTTTTTCTTTCCATGTGGACAGCCATTCTCCATATGATTTTTCCCATTATCGGATTTACAGTAGGCAATTGGATGCTGCATCTTTTAGCGCAATGGTCGAATATTGTATCCAGCTGCCTTTTATTTTTTATTGGATTGCAATTTATTGTATCTTCAAAAAATCCCTATTTTTCAATTCCGATTGGATTATTAGCCATTACTTCGAGTTTAGACACCTTTTCAGTAAGTATTTCTTTTGGTATGCTTAATTTACAAAAATATTATTTTATTGCAAGTGCAGGAATATGGGCTTTTATCCTATCATATACAGCATTATATTTGGCGAAATCGGGCATTTCGATAAAAAGCACGCCATTAAAATGGATTGCGGGCATATCTTTAATTACAATAAGTGTATATACTTTATGGGAACAGTAA
- a CDS encoding low molecular weight protein arginine phosphatase, whose product MNIYFVCTGNTCRSPMAEAILKHKNIKGIEVKSAGIFALEGGKMSEHSKTVLEQENIDFQHTTRQVNESDIEWADLILTMTSAHRDMILQLYEKAKGKTYTLKEYVTPYSSLDVSDPYGGDLNTYKNTYEELNRLIDELVKKITGGDPINEENI is encoded by the coding sequence ATGAATATTTATTTTGTTTGTACTGGAAACACATGCAGAAGTCCAATGGCAGAAGCAATTTTGAAACACAAGAATATAAAAGGCATCGAAGTAAAATCAGCGGGCATTTTCGCATTAGAGGGAGGGAAAATGTCGGAACATTCAAAAACTGTCTTGGAGCAAGAAAATATTGATTTTCAACATACCACAAGACAAGTGAATGAATCGGATATTGAATGGGCGGACTTAATTTTAACTATGACAAGCGCCCATCGAGATATGATTTTACAATTATACGAAAAAGCGAAAGGAAAAACATATACGCTTAAAGAATATGTTACACCATATAGTTCATTAGACGTTTCTGACCCATATGGAGGCGATTTGAACACATATAAAAATACCTATGAAGAATTAAATAGATTAATCGATGAATTAGTTAAGAAAATCACTGGAGGTGATCCAATTAATGAAGAAAACATTTAG
- a CDS encoding methyl-accepting chemotaxis protein yields MKKTFSIRKKLVLFVSILAVITYSTSFVFIRFLHPYFFSKFFPNELLFEIITYLLGITWSGILAAIFSVVLTKPLEKLERTATRVAEGKIGKDVEMPKTHDEIRSVAEAFQLMLQNLRQMVERIDVNFQKTNQTIIELSEQTSRATRKAEAIAQTVGQISTGAEASAIAVQETVEAIEDVRQLAAEVNEKALNSREESLQMLENLKVTSSAFNNLINSIQQITYGNERALDSIHQLEKNAEQIGNIISLVGDIAAQTNLLALNASIEAARAGEHGKGFAVVAEEVRNLADESARAVQGITELIKTMQENVNVVVNQMKEQVAFAKNESTKITEATAIVEEMASKVRGMADTVIQISQLIEKQMVNIETTAHQSQEVAAIAEETSAGATEVKGSTDEQAASLEEIERLSEELKHQSEQLYKFIQQFDRSN; encoded by the coding sequence ATGAAGAAAACATTTAGCATCCGAAAGAAACTTGTACTATTCGTCAGCATATTGGCAGTAATTACCTACTCTACAAGTTTCGTTTTCATTCGATTTTTGCACCCATACTTTTTCTCTAAATTTTTCCCGAATGAACTGCTCTTTGAAATTATTACATACTTGTTAGGCATTACATGGTCCGGCATTTTGGCTGCCATTTTCAGCGTTGTGCTTACAAAACCGCTTGAAAAGTTGGAAAGAACAGCAACAAGGGTGGCAGAAGGAAAGATTGGAAAAGATGTGGAAATGCCCAAAACCCATGATGAAATCCGTTCAGTGGCAGAAGCGTTTCAACTGATGCTCCAAAACTTGCGTCAAATGGTTGAGCGCATCGATGTTAACTTCCAAAAAACAAATCAAACGATTATTGAATTATCGGAGCAAACATCCAGAGCAACGAGAAAAGCAGAGGCAATTGCCCAAACCGTGGGTCAAATTTCAACGGGGGCGGAAGCATCTGCTATTGCGGTGCAAGAAACAGTGGAAGCAATTGAAGATGTGCGTCAACTAGCAGCAGAGGTAAATGAAAAAGCATTGAATTCAAGAGAAGAATCCTTGCAAATGCTTGAAAACTTAAAAGTAACCTCCAGTGCTTTTAATAACTTGATTAATAGTATTCAACAAATTACGTATGGGAATGAAAGAGCGCTGGACAGCATTCATCAATTAGAAAAAAATGCTGAGCAAATCGGAAATATTATCAGCCTTGTTGGTGACATTGCCGCCCAAACAAATTTGCTTGCATTAAACGCCTCCATCGAAGCTGCTAGAGCAGGAGAACATGGAAAAGGATTTGCAGTAGTTGCAGAAGAAGTACGCAATCTTGCCGATGAAAGTGCAAGGGCTGTACAAGGCATTACAGAATTAATCAAAACGATGCAGGAAAACGTGAATGTCGTTGTGAACCAAATGAAAGAACAAGTAGCCTTTGCGAAAAATGAATCGACGAAAATTACAGAAGCTACTGCCATTGTGGAAGAAATGGCAAGCAAAGTCCGCGGCATGGCAGATACAGTCATTCAAATTTCTCAATTGATTGAAAAGCAAATGGTCAATATTGAAACTACTGCTCATCAATCCCAAGAAGTAGCAGCGATTGCGGAAGAAACATCTGCTGGTGCAACGGAAGTAAAAGGTTCTACAGATGAACAAGCGGCAAGCTTAGAGGAAATTGAAAGACTATCAGAAGAATTAAAACATCAATCCGAGCAGCTATATAAATTCATTCAACAGTTTGATCGTTCCAACTAG
- a CDS encoding c-type cytochrome, which translates to MRKYKGVMASVLTVGLVMGLSACSGDADKAADKKETQEDTINKALAAEGEKIAKSSCAGCHGVDLKGDLGPNLHNLSLSREEIIEILIKGRKTMPPGSANGKEEEVAEYLMTLK; encoded by the coding sequence ATGAGAAAATACAAAGGGGTTATGGCATCCGTTTTAACTGTCGGGCTCGTGATGGGGCTCAGTGCATGCAGTGGGGATGCCGATAAAGCTGCTGATAAGAAAGAAACCCAGGAAGACACAATCAATAAAGCTTTAGCAGCAGAAGGAGAAAAAATAGCAAAATCGAGTTGCGCCGGTTGCCATGGAGTAGATTTGAAAGGAGATCTCGGACCAAATTTACATAATCTCTCCTTGTCAAGAGAAGAGATTATAGAGATTTTGATAAAAGGACGAAAAACAATGCCGCCAGGAAGTGCAAATGGCAAGGAAGAAGAAGTGGCCGAGTATTTAATGACGCTAAAGTAA
- a CDS encoding IPT/TIG domain-containing protein: MIHRLRLMTFLLFAAIFIAGCTDSSQESEKTEENTKNTEDTTEKNSEEKQMNLIGNVSLSKSSGRIGDEVTITLDSLKPNQPLKVVWVDMIGSYQIEDNYSFIGTAFKPVEKVVAEGTADGDGKWEGTFSIPDGFGDDHDILIYQEDEVVAKANFFVETVFTMSPTSGPPGTEVTVKGEGLSWKMFGSLWHVNWDNKYTGMITAITTNGKAEAVFRAVGKKGLHSITVESGAMGFPYLSRSSSAINYIDTHYFTFEITSDEPVTTASYVEEAPEPAGGGIKMPEPQNKDGVTVTLDRSEGTVGEKVVLTASGLPKNEKVTFDWHTMVGTRVTAEGYGPEVFDLGEATTDDNGNLVYEFAIPDDLGGLPHLIDVKVGDEVYGQTYLRILPSIVSISPSSGPVGTEFVITIKGSGWTEFDNALAVLYNNSYIGYICGFNSQGMIHLKLKATGEPGYQFIDIYPSIYKGQQIQPTYYLRPMLTYRDDHPGTGIPAIRAMFKITE, encoded by the coding sequence ATGATCCATCGCCTACGCCTCATGACCTTCCTACTTTTTGCCGCAATCTTCATAGCAGGATGTACGGATTCTAGCCAAGAATCTGAAAAGACTGAAGAAAATACTAAAAATACAGAAGACACTACTGAAAAAAATTCAGAAGAAAAACAAATGAATTTAATCGGCAATGTTTCGCTAAGTAAAAGCAGCGGACGGATTGGCGATGAAGTGACTATAACTTTAGATTCTTTAAAGCCGAATCAACCATTAAAAGTTGTTTGGGTCGACATGATCGGTTCTTACCAAATAGAAGATAATTATTCTTTCATCGGTACAGCTTTTAAACCAGTGGAAAAAGTGGTTGCTGAAGGCACAGCTGACGGAGACGGAAAATGGGAAGGAACCTTTTCCATTCCAGATGGCTTTGGGGATGACCACGATATTCTGATTTATCAGGAAGATGAAGTGGTCGCAAAAGCCAACTTCTTTGTAGAAACCGTGTTTACGATGAGTCCAACATCCGGCCCTCCTGGAACAGAAGTCACTGTCAAGGGTGAAGGGTTAAGCTGGAAAATGTTTGGTAGTTTATGGCATGTCAACTGGGATAATAAATACACAGGTATGATTACAGCGATTACAACAAACGGTAAAGCAGAAGCCGTATTCCGTGCAGTAGGAAAAAAAGGACTTCACAGCATTACTGTTGAAAGTGGTGCTATGGGATTCCCATACTTAAGCCGAAGCAGCTCCGCAATTAACTACATCGATACCCATTATTTTACATTCGAAATCACTTCCGATGAGCCTGTCACAACGGCGTCTTATGTGGAAGAAGCTCCTGAACCAGCAGGCGGCGGAATTAAGATGCCAGAACCGCAAAATAAAGATGGCGTAACCGTAACTCTTGACCGTTCAGAAGGCACTGTCGGCGAAAAAGTTGTATTAACAGCTTCCGGTTTACCGAAAAACGAAAAAGTAACTTTCGATTGGCATACAATGGTCGGCACACGCGTCACTGCGGAAGGATATGGGCCAGAGGTTTTCGATTTGGGTGAAGCAACAACAGATGACAATGGAAACTTAGTTTATGAGTTTGCTATTCCAGATGATTTAGGCGGGCTTCCTCACTTAATCGATGTAAAAGTGGGAGATGAAGTTTATGGGCAAACGTATTTAAGAATTTTGCCTTCGATTGTATCTATTTCGCCTTCATCCGGACCAGTGGGCACAGAATTTGTCATTACTATTAAAGGTTCGGGATGGACAGAATTCGATAACGCATTGGCTGTTTTATACAATAACAGCTATATCGGATACATTTGCGGTTTCAACAGCCAAGGAATGATCCATCTAAAATTAAAAGCAACAGGCGAACCGGGTTACCAATTCATTGATATATATCCTTCCATTTATAAAGGTCAACAAATCCAACCGACTTATTATTTAAGACCCATGTTAACGTATCGAGATGATCACCCGGGCACAGGCATTCCTGCCATCCGTGCAATGTTTAAAATTACCGAATAA
- the rpiB gene encoding ribose 5-phosphate isomerase B, with protein sequence MKVAISSDHGGNNLRKEIMALLDELNIEYEDFGPKTDDSVDYPDYALPVAEGVANGKFDRGILICGTGIGMSIAANKVKGVRCALVHDVFSAKATRCHNDSNVLAMGERVIGPGLAREIVKTWLNTDFEGGRHERRVKKIAELEG encoded by the coding sequence GTGAAAGTAGCCATTTCATCAGACCATGGCGGCAATAATTTACGTAAAGAAATCATGGCTTTGTTGGATGAATTGAATATTGAATATGAAGATTTTGGTCCGAAAACAGACGATTCCGTCGACTATCCGGACTATGCGCTTCCGGTGGCGGAAGGGGTAGCAAACGGAAAATTTGACCGCGGCATTTTAATTTGCGGAACTGGCATCGGGATGTCCATTGCAGCGAATAAAGTAAAAGGTGTTCGCTGTGCGTTGGTTCACGATGTTTTTAGTGCAAAAGCTACGAGATGTCATAACGATTCCAATGTTTTGGCAATGGGAGAGAGAGTCATTGGTCCGGGTTTAGCACGGGAAATCGTGAAAACATGGTTGAATACAGATTTTGAAGGCGGCCGCCACGAACGCCGCGTGAAAAAAATTGCGGAACTTGAAGGGTGA
- a CDS encoding TIGR01440 family protein, whose protein sequence is MVLETIQNQLSQLLSEFEEQVELLPGQLFVVGCSTSEIKGSKIGTAGSMEIAKVLYEELNAFAKRHGVYLVFQGCEHINRALTLEQEAAEKYGLEPVSVIPVQNAGGSMSAYAYRKLKKPVVVENIRAHAGIDIGQTLIGMHLKEVAVPVRTSVRQIGEAIVSAAKTRPKLIGGSRAVYELEKGTSCQ, encoded by the coding sequence ATGGTTCTTGAAACCATTCAAAATCAATTGTCGCAGTTGCTTTCGGAATTTGAAGAACAAGTGGAGCTATTGCCGGGGCAACTTTTTGTGGTCGGCTGTTCGACATCGGAAATCAAAGGTTCAAAAATTGGAACAGCTGGTTCAATGGAGATTGCGAAAGTGTTATACGAAGAATTGAACGCCTTCGCAAAAAGGCATGGAGTGTATCTTGTTTTCCAAGGATGCGAGCATATCAACCGCGCATTGACTTTGGAACAGGAAGCAGCCGAGAAATATGGTCTTGAGCCGGTATCGGTGATTCCTGTTCAAAATGCAGGCGGTTCTATGTCTGCATATGCCTATCGAAAATTGAAAAAACCTGTGGTGGTTGAAAATATTCGGGCTCATGCGGGAATTGATATTGGACAAACGTTGATTGGCATGCATTTAAAAGAGGTGGCTGTTCCTGTCCGCACATCTGTCCGTCAAATTGGCGAAGCAATTGTATCTGCGGCAAAAACCCGACCAAAACTTATTGGAGGCAGCCGCGCAGTTTATGAACTCGAAAAAGGAACATCCTGCCAGTAA
- the glyA gene encoding serine hydroxymethyltransferase has translation MAYEKLAAQDKAVLEAILNEKKRQQENIELIASENIVSEAVMEAQGSVLTNKYAEGYPGKRYYGGCEHVDVVEEIARERAKELFGAKFANVQPHSGAQANMAVYFSVLQPGDTVLGMNLSHGGHLTHGSPVNFSGIQYNFVEYGVTKDTNVIDYDDVRAKALEHKPKLIVAGASSYPREIDFKKFREIADEVGAYFMVDMAHIAGLVAAGEHPSPVPYAHFTTTTTHKTLRGPRGGLVLTNDEELAKKIDKSVFPGIQGGPLMHVIAAKAVAFGEALKPEFKEYAKQIKKNAQVLAETLISEGLQIVSGGTDNHLLLVNVKSVGLTGKAAEKLLDEVKITVNKNSIPFDEEKPFVTSGIRIGTPAITTRGFKEEDAKEVGLIIAKVLKNPEDQAVKEEALARVKVLTDKYPIYEDLVVGK, from the coding sequence ATGGCTTACGAAAAACTTGCAGCCCAAGACAAGGCTGTACTTGAAGCAATTTTAAATGAAAAGAAACGTCAACAAGAAAACATTGAATTAATTGCATCCGAAAATATCGTTTCAGAAGCGGTAATGGAAGCGCAAGGATCTGTGTTAACAAATAAATATGCAGAAGGTTACCCAGGAAAACGTTACTATGGCGGCTGTGAACACGTCGACGTAGTAGAAGAGATCGCTCGTGAACGGGCAAAAGAACTCTTTGGTGCAAAATTTGCAAATGTTCAACCGCATTCCGGCGCTCAAGCAAACATGGCGGTTTATTTCTCTGTATTGCAACCAGGAGACACAGTATTGGGAATGAATTTATCCCATGGCGGTCACTTAACCCATGGTTCGCCAGTCAACTTCTCCGGGATTCAATACAATTTCGTTGAATATGGCGTAACAAAAGATACGAATGTGATTGACTATGATGATGTTCGTGCGAAAGCATTGGAACATAAACCAAAACTAATCGTGGCAGGCGCTTCTAGTTATCCTAGAGAGATTGATTTCAAAAAATTCCGCGAAATCGCTGATGAAGTGGGCGCTTACTTCATGGTGGATATGGCGCATATCGCAGGTCTTGTGGCTGCTGGCGAACATCCATCTCCAGTTCCATATGCGCATTTCACAACAACAACGACGCACAAAACATTGCGCGGCCCTCGCGGCGGTTTAGTGCTCACTAACGACGAAGAATTGGCGAAAAAAATTGACAAATCCGTGTTCCCTGGCATTCAAGGCGGTCCATTAATGCACGTGATTGCCGCAAAAGCAGTGGCATTTGGCGAAGCATTGAAACCGGAATTCAAAGAATACGCAAAGCAAATTAAGAAAAATGCTCAAGTACTTGCGGAAACATTGATTTCTGAAGGTCTGCAAATCGTATCCGGCGGAACAGACAACCACTTATTGCTTGTAAATGTAAAATCTGTCGGCCTTACTGGAAAAGCAGCAGAAAAATTATTGGATGAAGTAAAAATCACTGTAAACAAAAACTCCATCCCATTTGATGAAGAAAAACCATTTGTGACATCCGGCATCCGCATTGGTACACCAGCCATTACAACTCGCGGCTTTAAAGAAGAAGATGCGAAAGAAGTCGGCTTAATCATTGCAAAAGTATTGAAAAATCCAGAAGATCAAGCAGTTAAAGAAGAAGCTCTTGCCCGCGTTAAAGTATTGACTGACAAATATCCGATTTATGAAGATTTAGTGGTAGGAAAATAA
- the upp gene encoding uracil phosphoribosyltransferase — translation MSRVYVFDHPLIQHKLTYIRDKNTGTKEFRELVDEVATLMAFEITRDLPTEEIEIETPITKAKTRVLAGKKIALVPILRAGIGMVDGVLKLIPAAKVGHIGLYRDPETLKPVEYYVKLPQDVQEREFIVVDPMLATGGSAVEAINALKKRGANNIKFMCLIAAPEGVEVLQKAHPDVDIFIAALDEKLNEHGYIVPGLGDAGDRLFGTK, via the coding sequence ATGAGTAGAGTATATGTATTTGACCATCCATTAATCCAACATAAGTTGACGTATATCCGCGATAAAAACACAGGAACAAAAGAATTCCGTGAACTTGTTGATGAAGTGGCTACACTAATGGCCTTTGAAATTACTCGCGATTTGCCCACAGAAGAAATTGAAATCGAAACGCCGATTACTAAAGCTAAAACAAGAGTGCTTGCAGGGAAGAAAATCGCTCTTGTTCCAATTTTGCGTGCGGGAATCGGAATGGTTGACGGCGTATTAAAACTGATTCCTGCTGCGAAAGTGGGACATATCGGTTTATACCGCGATCCGGAAACATTAAAACCGGTGGAATATTATGTTAAACTTCCGCAAGACGTGCAAGAGCGTGAATTTATCGTAGTTGACCCAATGCTTGCAACAGGCGGTTCCGCAGTAGAAGCCATCAATGCATTGAAAAAACGGGGAGCAAACAACATTAAATTCATGTGCTTAATTGCAGCTCCAGAAGGCGTTGAAGTTCTGCAAAAAGCCCATCCAGATGTAGACATTTTCATCGCAGCCCTTGATGAAAAATTAAACGAACATGGCTACATCGTTCCTGGTTTAGGGGATGCAGGCGACCGCCTATTCGGCACGAAATAA
- the wecB gene encoding non-hydrolyzing UDP-N-acetylglucosamine 2-epimerase — MTIFGTRPEAIKMAPVVLELQKHPDEIESIVTVTAQHRQMLDQVLETFNITPDYDLNIMKDRQTLIDVTVNALQGLDKVMKEAKPDIVLVHGDTTTTFVGSLAAFYNQIAIGHVEAGLRTHNKYSPYPEEMNRQLTGVMADLHFAPTEQSRQNLLKENKNPDTIFVTGNTAIDALKTTVKEQYSHPILEKIGSDRMILLTAHRRENLGEPMRHMFRAIKRLLQEHDDVQVIYPVHLNPAVREVANEILGNDPRIHLIEPLEVFDFHNFAARSYMILTDSGGVQEEAPSLGKPVLVLRDTTERPEGIAAGTLKLAGTNEENIYRLAKELLEDEEAYNQMAKASNPYGDGFASRRIVDALLTYFYEKKR; from the coding sequence ATGACTATATTTGGTACAAGACCTGAAGCGATTAAAATGGCGCCAGTTGTGTTGGAACTCCAAAAGCATCCAGACGAAATCGAATCGATTGTCACAGTCACAGCACAGCATCGCCAAATGCTTGACCAAGTTCTCGAAACATTCAATATTACGCCTGATTACGACTTAAATATTATGAAAGACCGGCAAACATTAATCGATGTAACGGTCAACGCCCTTCAAGGTTTGGACAAAGTCATGAAGGAAGCAAAGCCAGACATCGTATTGGTGCATGGCGATACAACAACGACATTTGTAGGAAGCCTTGCCGCGTTCTACAATCAAATTGCCATTGGACACGTCGAAGCGGGCTTGAGAACGCACAACAAATACTCACCTTATCCGGAAGAAATGAATCGCCAGTTGACAGGGGTTATGGCAGACCTTCACTTTGCGCCGACTGAACAATCGCGCCAAAACTTACTGAAAGAAAATAAAAATCCAGATACGATTTTTGTGACAGGCAATACAGCCATTGATGCACTAAAAACAACGGTGAAAGAACAGTATTCACACCCGATTCTAGAGAAAATCGGAAGCGACCGCATGATTCTTTTAACAGCCCATCGCCGTGAAAACTTGGGCGAACCGATGCGCCATATGTTCCGTGCCATCAAGCGTCTTTTGCAAGAACACGATGATGTACAAGTAATTTATCCAGTGCATTTAAATCCAGCAGTAAGAGAAGTAGCTAATGAAATTTTAGGAAATGATCCGAGAATTCATTTGATTGAACCGCTTGAAGTATTTGATTTCCATAATTTCGCTGCCCGATCATATATGATTTTGACAGATTCGGGAGGCGTACAGGAAGAAGCGCCGTCTTTAGGAAAACCAGTGCTTGTACTAAGGGATACAACAGAGCGGCCTGAAGGGATTGCTGCAGGTACCTTGAAACTTGCGGGAACAAACGAAGAAAACATTTATCGTTTGGCGAAGGAATTATTGGAGGACGAAGAAGCTTACAATCAAATGGCAAAAGCGTCCAATCCATATGGAGATGGTTTTGCATCAAGACGGATAGTAGATGCACTTCTTACGTATTTCTACGAAAAGAAACGTTAA
- a CDS encoding ATP synthase subunit I yields the protein MLDLHRTFDKQKKALFFLLALCVLGWFFTPYPTIFSGIGIGAIFGTYNFWILVRRMDKFDRSYRDGKRSVSLGSGLRFASAVAAVAIPISLPNYFNVVSSVIGLMIPYIFLFIEALYSLMKTRK from the coding sequence ATGTTGGATTTGCACCGAACTTTTGATAAGCAGAAAAAAGCTTTATTTTTTTTGCTTGCCCTATGTGTATTGGGATGGTTCTTTACACCATATCCAACGATTTTTTCCGGGATAGGGATCGGTGCGATTTTTGGTACTTACAACTTTTGGATTCTTGTTCGACGAATGGACAAGTTTGACCGTTCCTATCGTGATGGAAAACGTTCAGTTTCACTTGGTTCGGGTTTGCGCTTTGCATCTGCAGTCGCTGCAGTCGCAATACCTATCTCGTTGCCCAACTACTTCAATGTTGTTAGCTCAGTTATTGGGTTAATGATACCTTATATCTTCCTCTTTATTGAGGCCTTATATAGTTTAATGAAAACTAGAAAATAG
- the atpB gene encoding F0F1 ATP synthase subunit A → MEHGAPEVTLHLGDIPITFNLATVLTLLVTATIVFIIAFISTRNLQLKPTGMQNFMEWVMDFVKNIIKSNMDWKTGGRFHVLGITLIMFIAVANMLGLPFSGIVIHGNLWWKSPTADPVVTLTLASMVTVLATFYGIKLHGTGHYFKTFVQPKSFLLPLKIIEEFANTLTLGLRLYGNIYAGEILLGLLAGLASSSILGFIGAIIPTMAWLGFSIFIGFIQAFVFTMLTMVYLSHKVSKDH, encoded by the coding sequence ATGGAACACGGAGCACCGGAAGTTACTCTGCATTTGGGAGATATTCCAATCACATTTAATTTAGCCACAGTTTTAACTTTATTAGTTACTGCGACAATTGTATTTATCATCGCGTTCATCTCTACAAGAAATCTACAGCTAAAACCAACAGGTATGCAAAACTTCATGGAATGGGTAATGGACTTTGTAAAGAACATTATCAAAAGCAACATGGACTGGAAAACAGGTGGGCGTTTCCACGTATTAGGTATTACGCTCATTATGTTTATCGCCGTTGCGAACATGCTAGGTTTACCATTCTCTGGCATTGTAATTCATGGAAATTTATGGTGGAAATCACCAACAGCAGATCCTGTTGTGACACTAACACTAGCTTCAATGGTAACAGTGCTTGCAACATTCTATGGCATTAAATTACATGGTACAGGACATTATTTCAAAACATTTGTCCAACCAAAATCATTCTTATTACCATTAAAAATCATAGAAGAATTCGCAAACACATTAACTCTCGGTTTGCGTCTCTATGGTAACATCTATGCAGGTGAAATTCTTTTAGGCTTGCTTGCTGGACTAGCTAGTTCATCAATCTTAGGCTTTATTGGTGCCATTATCCCAACAATGGCATGGCTAGGATTCTCAATCTTTATCGGCTTTATCCAAGCCTTTGTATTTACAATGTTAACAATGGTTTATTTATCACACAAAGTGAGCAAAGACCATTAA
- the atpE gene encoding F0F1 ATP synthase subunit C — MGLLAAAIAIGLAALGAGIGNGLIVSRTVEGIARQPEARGVLQTTMFIGVALVEALPIIAVVVAFIVMNR; from the coding sequence ATGGGTCTTTTAGCAGCAGCAATTGCAATCGGTTTAGCAGCACTAGGTGCAGGTATTGGTAACGGTTTAATCGTATCTCGTACAGTAGAAGGAATTGCACGTCAACCAGAAGCACGTGGGGTTCTTCAAACTACAATGTTCATCGGGGTAGCGTTAGTTGAGGCCTTACCAATCATCGCAGTAGTTGTTGCGTTCATCGTAATGAACCGATAA
- the atpF gene encoding F0F1 ATP synthase subunit B: protein MNLEYLVLGSTAEAVNLGDILATLVIFLVLMALLKKFAWGPLMGIMQQREELVASEIEAAETARKEAAKTLEEQKALLKEARTEAQKIIESAKKQAEAQRDEIVEAARQEANRLKESAVREIETEKEKAIASLREEVVSLSVLAASKVLEKEISEEANSALIKETIAKAGEAK from the coding sequence GTGAATTTAGAATATTTAGTATTAGGTTCTACAGCAGAAGCAGTTAACCTTGGAGATATTCTTGCGACACTGGTAATCTTCCTCGTTTTAATGGCATTGTTAAAGAAATTTGCTTGGGGTCCATTAATGGGCATCATGCAACAACGCGAGGAATTAGTTGCAAGTGAAATTGAAGCGGCTGAAACTGCTCGCAAAGAAGCAGCAAAAACTTTAGAAGAGCAAAAAGCCCTTTTAAAAGAAGCTCGTACAGAAGCGCAAAAAATTATTGAAAGCGCTAAAAAACAAGCAGAAGCACAACGCGACGAAATCGTGGAAGCAGCTCGCCAAGAAGCAAATCGCTTGAAAGAATCTGCTGTTCGTGAAATCGAAACAGAAAAAGAAAAAGCGATCGCTTCATTGCGTGAAGAAGTGGTTTCCCTTTCTGTTCTTGCGGCATCCAAAGTGCTTGAAAAAGAAATTTCTGAAGAAGCTAACAGCGCATTAATTAAAGAAACGATTGCTAAGGCAGGCGAAGCGAAATGA